The following are encoded together in the Brassica napus cultivar Da-Ae chromosome A9, Da-Ae, whole genome shotgun sequence genome:
- the LOC125577963 gene encoding uncharacterized protein LOC125577963: MNEWIKMLLLCLRLGSNPQSAELVNAEVVTKRETLTIGEIFSYIRDGSNKEAFFECTATIDDVVHGSTWYYISCSGCHTKATKGPTSLMCSKCGKVNISGVPQYRAQISVYDNSEQAVFVLLGDAGFELTGKHAAELVSSYFEANGDQGVTQEVPFPEALISTIGQKHNFCVKVTQHNLDGKSRSLTVTKILPMESPPVTEASGGNYNPTTLEDGFETGTKVCEASKVSGDSAEGSKSNGDIDEMGKAKRLKRGV; encoded by the exons ATGAATGAATGGATCAAAATGTTACTACTCTGTCTCAGGTTGGGCTCTAACCCACAGAGTGCTGAGTTGGTTAATGCAGAAGTGGTTACTAAAAGGGAGACACTGACCATAGGAGAAATATTCTCCTACATCAGGGATGGATCTAATAAG GAGGCTTTTTTTGAGTGCACGGCTACGATTGATGATGTGGTCCATGGTTCAACCTGGTATTACATATCCTGCAGTGGTTGCCATACTAAGGCTACGAAAGGCCCAACTTCTTTGATGTGTTCAAAATGTGGGAAAGTCAACATATCAGGAGTACCACA GTACCGTGCACAGATATCTGTCTATGACAACAGTGAGCAAGCTGTTTTTGTTCTGCTTGGTGATGCTGGTTTTGAGTTAACCGGGAAGCATGCAGCCGAGTTAGTCAGCAGCTATTTTGAG GCTAATGGAGACCAAGGAGTTACTCAAGAGGTGCCTTTCCCGGAAGCTTTAATTAGCACTATCGGTCAGAAACATAACTTTTGTGTAAAAGTTACACAGCACAACTTAGATGGCAAGTCTCGATCTTTGACTGTGACCAAGATTCTCCCTATGGAATCTCCACCAGTCACAGAAGCTTCGGGAGGAAACTACAACCCGACAACCTTGGAGGACGGATTTGAGACTGGAACAAAGGTGTGTGAAGCTTCCAAAGTCAGTGGGGATTCGGCAGAAGGAAGTAAGAGCAATGGTGACATTGATGAGATGGGCAAAGCAAAACGCCTTAAGCGTGGGGTGTAG